One stretch of Argiope bruennichi chromosome 3, qqArgBrue1.1, whole genome shotgun sequence DNA includes these proteins:
- the LOC129964125 gene encoding cleavage and polyadenylation specificity factor 73-like: MAAKKKIDGQIPPEETDLLVIKPLGAGQEVGRSCITLEFKGKKIMLDCGIHPGLSGIDALPFVDNIEADEIDLLLISHFHLDHCGALPWFLLKTPFKGRCFMTHATKAIYRYLLADYIKVSNIGTEQMLYTETDLEASMEKIETINFHEEKEVNGVRFWCYNAGHVLGAAMFMLEIAGVKVLYTGDFSRQEDRHLMAAEIPTLQPDVLIIESTYGTHIHEKRDEREARFTGLVHDIVNRGGRCLIPVFALGRAQELLLILDEYWSNHPELHDIPIYYASSLAKKCMAVYQTYINAMNEKIRRQIAINNPFVFKHISNLKSIDHFDDIGPCVVMASPGMMQSGLSRELFESWCTDSKNGVIIAGYCVEGTLAKHILSEPEEIATMTGQKLPLKMSVDYISFSAHTDYQQTSEFIRILKPPHIVLVHGEQNEMGRLKAAIIREYEDDPDVHIEVYNPRNAQAVELYFRGEKTTKVMGSLAVKPPIAGRSLSGVLVKRNFSYHLLAPSDLSKYTDMVMSTVSQRLSVPYSGTLQVLHFFLNQISGDAKIIPDYKKFGGKMILLVFDTITIFQEATAVIMEWTASPINDMYADAVVAAILKAEKSDMTVKTLPPIVKVDKMHFTECLMELLAEMFGEDAVSKIVRGEKLTVIVNNKSAEVNVRTLEVKCEEDETLQQMVTTAVNKLYTCLIPQKMTIDHLAEAAEV, from the coding sequence atggcggctaaaaagaaaattgatggCCAAATTCCACCTGAGGAAACTGATCTTTTAGTTATTAAACCTCTAGGTGCTGGTCAAGAAGTAGGTCGTTCATGCATAACTTTAgaattcaaagggaaaaaaattatgcttgatTGTGGTATCCATCCAGGCTTGTCTGGTATCGATGCATTACCTTTCGTTGACAATATTGAAGCAGACGAAATAGATCTACTGTTGATAAGTCATTTCCATTTAGATCATTGTGGAGCATTGCCATGGTTTTTACTTAAAACCCCTTTCAAGGGCCGATGTTTCATGACTCATGCTACAAAAGCTATATACCGTTACTTGCTAGCTGATTACATCAAAGTTAGCAATATCGGTACAGAACAAATGTTGTATACCGAAACAGATTTAGAAGCTAGTatggaaaaaattgaaactatcaattttcatgaagaaaaagAAGTTAATGGAGTGCGATTTTGGTGTTATAATGCAGGGCATGTACTTGGTGCTGCTATGTTTATGCTTGAAATAGCGGGTGTGAAAGTTTTATATACTGGAGATTTTTCTAGACAAGAAGACCGGCATCTGATGGCAGCAGAAATACCAACCCTTCAACCTGATGTTCTTATCATAGAATCTACTTATGGTACTCATATTCATGAGAAAAGGGATGAGCGAGAAGCACGTTTTACTGGCCTTGTTCATGATATTGTAAACCGTGGAGGAAGATGTCTTATCCCTGTGTTTGCTCTCGGCAGAGCTCAAGAGTTATTGTTAATCTTAGATGAATATTGGTCAAATCATCCTGAATTGCATGATATTCCTATTTATTATGCATCTTCATTGGCTAAAAAATGCATGGCAGTATATCAAACATACATAAATGCTATGAATGAGAAAATTCGTAGACAGATAGCTATTAATAACCCATTTGTGTTTAAAcacatttctaatttgaaaagcATTGATCATTTTGATGATATTGGGCCTTGTGTTGTGATGGCAAGTCCAGGTATGATGCAGAGTGGTTTATCTCGTGAACTTTTTGAAAGTTGGTGCACAGACTCAAAAAATGGTGTAATAATTGCTGGTTATTGTGTTGAAGGAACCTTGGCAAAACATATTCTTTCAGAACCAGAAGAAATTGCTACTATGACTGGCCAAAAACTGCCTCTCAAAATGTCTGTGGACTATATATCATTTTCAGCTCATACTGATTATCAACAAACCAGTGAATTCATTAGAATCTTAAAACCACCCCATATAGTTCTTGTTCATGGTGAACAAAATGAAATGGGACGTCTTAAAGCTGctattattagagaatatgaggATGATCCAGATGTTCATATTGAGGTTTACAATCCACGGAATGCTCAAGCTGTTGAACTATATTTTAGAGGTGAAAAAACTACAAAAGTAATGGGCTCGCTTGCTGTTAAACCACCCATTGCTGGTCGCTCATTATCTGGGGTGTTAGTAAAGAGAAATTTCAGCTATCATTTATTGGCTCCATCTGATCTTTCTAAATACACCGATATGGTAATGAGTACTGTAAGTCAGCGTCTTAGTGTACCATACTCTGGTACTTTACAGGTGCTTCACTTCTTCCTTAATCAAATTTCTGGAGATGCTAAGATTATTCCTGATTATAAAAAGTTTGGTGGTAAGATGATACTGCTGGTATTTGATACAATAACTATCTTTCAAGAAGCTACAGCAGTTATTATGGAATGGACTGCCAGCCCTATCAATGATATGTATGCGGATGCAGTTGTTGCAGCCATCCTAAAAGCAGAAAAGTCAGACATGACAGTCAAAACACTTCCACCAATTGTGAAAGTAGATAAGATGCATTTTACTGAGTGTTTGATGGAGTTGCTGGCTGAAATGTTTGGAGAAGATGCAGTAAGTAAAATTGTTCGAGGTGAGAAATTGACTGTGATCGTTAATAATAAAAGTGCAGAGGTTAATGTACGGACTCTTGAGGTGAAATGTGAAGAAGATGAAACATTACAGCAGATGGTAACAACAGCTGTTAATAAACTTTATACTTGTTTAATACCTCAAAAGATGACTATAGATCATCTGGCTGAAGCAGCTGAAGTGTAA